In candidate division KSB1 bacterium, a single window of DNA contains:
- a CDS encoding YtxH domain-containing protein — MAADGGDRGSFLRGFLIGTFVGAVLGVLFAPKSGKELRGEIKQKGMEALDRSKRAYSDARAKAEAILESARKRAAELREEAERQLSEARRKAEEVLSRAHEAVEEVEEVAEGAVEEAKEAGSRLRKAAQAGVEAAKEELAKKEADKRRRGEAA; from the coding sequence ATGGCAGCCGATGGTGGTGACCGGGGAAGCTTTCTGCGCGGCTTCTTGATCGGGACTTTTGTGGGCGCTGTGCTCGGGGTGCTGTTTGCCCCGAAGTCGGGCAAGGAATTGCGCGGGGAGATCAAGCAGAAGGGGATGGAGGCTTTGGATCGCTCCAAGCGGGCCTATTCCGATGCCCGCGCCAAGGCGGAGGCGATCCTGGAGAGTGCGCGCAAGCGCGCGGCTGAACTGCGTGAGGAGGCCGAACGGCAGCTCAGCGAGGCGCGGCGCAAGGCCGAAGAGGTTCTGTCCAGGGCGCACGAGGCGGTCGAGGAAGTGGAAGAGGTCGCCGAGGGCGCAGTTGAGGAAGCCAAAGAGGCGGGTAGCCGGCTCCGTAAGGCGGCCCAGGCTGGGGTAGAGGCTGCGAAGGAGGAGTTGGCCAAGAAGGAGGCGGACAAGCGTCGCCGCGGCGAAGCGGCCTGA